In one Nomascus leucogenys isolate Asia chromosome 13, Asia_NLE_v1, whole genome shotgun sequence genomic region, the following are encoded:
- the DEFB115 gene encoding LOW QUALITY PROTEIN: beta-defensin 115 (The sequence of the model RefSeq protein was modified relative to this genomic sequence to represent the inferred CDS: inserted 2 bases in 1 codon) → MLPDHLSPLSGDIKLSVLALVVLVVLAQTAPDGWIRRCYYGTGRCRKSCKEIERKKEKCGEKHICCVPXKDKLLHIHDQKETSELYI, encoded by the exons ATGCTGCCAGATCATTTGTCACCCCTCTCAGGAGACATTAAACTCTCTGTCCTGGCCTTAGTTGTCCTTGTGGTCCTGGCTCAGACTGCCCCAG ATGGATGGATCAGAAGGTGCTATTATGGAACTGGCAGATGCAGGAAATCATGCAAAGAAattgagaggaagaaagaaaaatgtggggAAAAACATATTTGCTGTGTCCC AAAGGATAAACTATTACACATTCACGACCAAAAAGAGACAAGTGAGCTATATATCTAG